TACTTGTTGGAAAGGTAATTTGCGCCTTGGTGCTTGCGGTGCAAAGCATCAAGTTTAGGGCAACGATGAGGATGTGGCGTGTTTTCATAGGATTGGGTGCTTGCAGATTTGCATTTTTTTGCTCAATTTCATTGTAACGGTTGGGCGGGACGATGGTTCCTTGCTTGCGACCAACTGAAGCAAGCCTTGGGCAGGTTTTCTAACCCTTTGATGGGTGGATTTGTTGAGCCTCGGTGTTATTCAACCCCAAATTGCATGTCGAGGACGTAGGTACTGGGGATTGCTTTGCCATTGAGGCGGGCAGGACGGAAAAGGTGGCGGGTAGCTGCATTCATTGCAGCATCTTCAAGGCCATATTCCAAGCGATCAATGGGTGTTTCGGTTCCTTTTTTGTCTAAGAGCCATCGTTTTAAGATACGGGCGATAGTCACTTTTCCGGTCTCATCTATCGTAACTTCTACACTTACCTTGGCCAATATTCGTTTACTACGGGCTGCTTCGGTGTATTCTGGTGTAACAATGCGTACTAATTTCGGGGCAATTCTTACATCCGGTTGAGTAGGTTTGTTGTTCCCATTGCCCGTTCCCTCGCCCGTGCCATTCCCGTCCCCCCGCCCATCGCCGATACCATCCCCCACCCCATTTCCCACCCCACTTCCGATGCCGGAAGAGGTCGCAACCGCCGTAGAGTCTCCTTTTTGGGTGGTGGTTGCGGCAACTTTGGGCTTCAATTCCTCGATGGTGGGTGGCGGCTCTTCTACTTGTACTTCTTCGTCGCGGCGGATAACGGGCGGCACAAAGCGAATGGTTGGCCGTACTGCGGGAGCAGGTGTACCGCCACCAGCAGGGCCACCAATGGGTGCTTTGGGGAGGAGTTCTACCTTGGGTTTAGGAAGTGAGGGTGGCTCAGGAAGGGTAACCAATTGGGCGACCACATCCTGTTTAGTGACATTGATTTGGGGTGGGTAAATCCATTTATGTGTAAAGAAAACGATGCTTAAGAATAGGGAAACCAGTAGAACGATTAATCCTGCCAAGCGCATATGAGCCGGGAATATCTGCCGTAAGGCATATGCCCCATATGCCCTATTTCTTTCCGAAAAAATGGTGTCTAAGATTGCTATTTCATCTCTAATTTCCATGTCCAGTCCGCGTGATCTATCTTGATTTTTAATGAATGAACCTGCCAAAGGTTTTGTTTACGGGATGTTACCCGTATTTTAAGCCGTCTAAATCACCCGTAAGATAACACCGGATACATGCAAGAACCACCCCTCGATTGTAAGTTGTTGGATGAACCCCTTCAATAGACATATGAAACGGTGAACAGCTGGGCTTTCCGTAGTGGAAGGCTTTTTTTGTATTCGGTCATTTGAAACCGCTTTCAAAAAACCAAGAATGAACGAAACGGCAAAATTGGCACTCTCGGATGGAATCGTGGTAACAGGCGTTGCGCGCGGTTTTCGAGGTGAAACCACTGGTGAACTCTGCTTTAATACCAGCATGACAGGCTATCAGGAAATTGCAACGGATCCAAGTTATGTAGGGCAAATCATGATGATGACCTATCCCCATATTGGGAACTATGGCGCCGCCGAAGCAGATCTTGAAGCCCGAAAAGTCATGATTTCTGGCTTGGTGGTGCGCTCATTCACGGACGATTACTCCAATCCCCGTGCCGAAGAATCGTTAGATAGTTTCCTGAAACGGCACAAGGTAGTGGCCATTTCGGGCATAGATACACGCCGTTTGGTGCGCCATATCCGCGAAAAAGGGGTGATGAATGCCGTTATCTCGTCGGTGGACTTGGACGATGGAAGATTGGTGGAGAGGGCCAAACGTGTGCCCTCGATGGATGGTCTTGAGTTGGCAAGCCGTGTTTCTACCGAGGTTGCCTATGATTTTTGTAGTGGGCAAGGGCCACGTGTGGCCGTATTTGATTTTGGGTGCAAACTGAATATTCTGCGGTCTTTCCAAAGTCGGAATTGTACGGTACGGGTGTTTCC
This genomic interval from Bacteroidetes Order II. bacterium contains the following:
- the carA gene encoding glutamine-hydrolyzing carbamoyl-phosphate synthase small subunit, with protein sequence MNETAKLALSDGIVVTGVARGFRGETTGELCFNTSMTGYQEIATDPSYVGQIMMMTYPHIGNYGAAEADLEARKVMISGLVVRSFTDDYSNPRAEESLDSFLKRHKVVAISGIDTRRLVRHIREKGVMNAVISSVDLDDGRLVERAKRVPSMDGLELASRVSTEVAYDFCSGQGPRVAVFDFGCKLNILRSFQSRNCTVRVFPHDTPLAEVLKWQPEGLFFSNGPGDPRAMPEQIKVAQEAIQMGLPMFGICLGHQLMALANGLEVYKMHVGHRGANHPVKNLTTGHVEISTQNHGFAVGKEAVNNSVADITHINLNDQTVEGLRFRQFKGFSVQYHPEASPGPHDSQYLFDQFLADIVATQTAIRV